GGTGCGAACCTCCGGCATCTCGGGGAGGTTGGACGCGATGCGGTCCAGCCTGTCCTTCTCCAAGGTGATTGGCGGGACGTCCGTCTCCGGGTACATCCTGGCAGCCCCCGGCAGGGGGCGGGAGTAGGTGCTGGTGCCGTCGGGGAGGGGGTCGCGGGTCTCCTCGGGAACGCCCACCAGGGCTTCGTAGGCCCGGGCCAGGGCTGCGTTCAATGCCGCCTCCGCCCTGTTGACCTCATCCGCGCAGAGCACGAATGAATCCTGAGTTCCCAGGTTGAAGGTCCTGCACACCTCATCCACATAGCTCTGATCTATCCCGTAGTTCGGTAGCTCGTCGGAGTGGAATATTCCGGCCACACCCTTGGTGCGGGCATACTGCGCCATCTCCGCTCCCAGGCGCAGCTTGTTATCAGGAGAGCGCAGTACCCCGGCAAAGCCGGGAAGGGGAGCGCCGAGCACCTTCCCGCCCTTCTTGAGCGCGCCCATGATCACCTTGGAAGGGCACTTGATGAACGTTTCCGTGAGGTCCTGTATCGCGGTCTCGCTCCTGGCGACGTTCCTCTCCTTCAACACGTCCCGTATCCGCAGCAGGGAACGCTGCCTCTCCACTTCCTTTTCCACATATACGGGAAGAAGTCTCAGCTCCTGCACTCCCTTGATCTCGATCCTGCTTCCCCCGGGGATGGATATGTTGACGTCCTCGCGGATGGTGCCGATCCCCCTCTTCACCTTCCTGGTGGCGCGCATCATCGAGCCCAGGCGCTGGGCGGCCTCCTTTACCTCCTCAGGCGTGTGCAGCTCGGGACCGGTGGCCACCTCGATGAGCGGGATCCCCAGGCGGTCCAGGCGGTATGTGATCTCCCCGGCCTTGGTGTCCACCTTGCGGGCGGCGTCCTCCTCCAGGCAGAACGTGGGTACGGAGATGGCGCGGCCGTTGACCTCCAACACCCCGTCGGTAGCGATCATGGCAGTGCGTTGGAAACCCGTGGTATTGGAGCCATCGATGACGATCTTGCGCATGAAGTGGACCTCGTTCACCGACCGGGCTCGGAGCATGGCCGCGAACGTCAGTACAATGTCCAGGGCCTCGTCGTTAGCGCAGTGAGGGGGCTCCTCGTCCGCATCCACGAGACAGGAGGCGGAGGGGGGTGCCTGATAGCGGAATCGCATCTTCTTCTCCGCCTGCACCAAGGCCGCCCGGTCGATCTCCCCCAACTCCGACGTCGTAGGACGGAGGCGCCGCTGGAACTTGGCCCCCTCCTCCTCCACCAGAGATGTCTGGCAATCACAGAACAGCTTCTTGGTGTCAAGCTGCTGGTGGATCTCCAGCCCGCAGGTCAGCTCATGCTCGCTCATGTTGCACCCTCCTCGAAGTCAGCTCTCCACGCAGGTTCGTGGTCATCAGCTCCCTGATGCTGCTCTCATCGTCCTTCTGTCCCAGTACCCACATCAACTTCACCAGTGCGGTCTCTGGCAGCATGTCTCCGCCGGATATGACGCCAGCGGTCAGGAGGTCCCGGCCGGTATCGTACACGTTCATGTCCACCATGCCGTACAGGCACTGTGAGGTCATGACCACCGTGGTGCCTCCTGCGACCGCTTTCCTCACCTCCTCCACCATGTCCGAGGATACATGACCCAGGCCGGTACCGGCGAGGACCGCCCCTCGGCTGCCCCTTAGTACGCTGCCGAAGGTCGTGGGGCTCATGCCGGGGTAGAACTGCAACAGCGTGACGTTGGTCTCCATGGCGGTCCGGGCGATGGTCTTTCCAGATGACCGCCGGTGGTGATCGCCATGGAAGGCGATCTGTCCCTCGAAGTCCACCGTGGCGATGGGGGCTTCGTTGATACTGCGGAAAGCGTCCCTCCGCGAGGTGTGCATCTTGCGCACTTTAGTCCCCCTGTGGACAGCGGCCGTGGTGTCGGAACTGCTCTCATGCATCAGCACCACCACCTCAGCGGCATCGGTGTCCACGATAAAGCGGGCGGCCGATAGCAGGTTGGTGTAGGCGTCCGAGGACGGTCGATCGGAGGAGCGCTGCGCGCCCACTAGGACGACCGGCCTTGTCAGATCCTCAAGCATGAAGGACAAAGCTGCCGATGTATAGCCCATGGTATCCGTGCCGTGGGGGATGATGCATCCCTCCATGCCTCCGTTGATGCGGTCCGCTACGGACTCAGCGATCCTCTGCCAGCTCTCGGCCCTCATGTTCTCGGAGAAAATGGAGAACAGCACCTCGGCCCTCACATCACATATTTCAGCGATCTCCGGGACGCTGGCCACCAGGTCACCGGCGGACAGGGCGGGATGGACCGCACCGGTCCGATAGTCGACATAGCTGGCGATGGTGCCGCCAGTGCCGAGCACCGCCACCTGTTTCTTTCCCTTGCCGTTGATGCCCTCGCGGTCGGCCTTCGCCCTGGTCGCTCCCTTGGAGACCACTGAGACCTCAGACGTCGGGACGACCTTGACCCCAACGTTGTAGCCGCTCTTCAACTTCAGAACCACGACGTCGGGGTGGCTGAACTCGTGATGGGGCATGAGGACGCCGATATGGTCGTGGCTGTCGCTCCTCACCTGGAGCGTGTCGCCCTCGACCGCACCGGTCTTCTGCAGGATCTCGCGTACGCGGGGAGAATAGCTCATTCAACAGACACCGAGCTGGGGATACGGCTCTTTGCTTATAATTTGTGTCGAGGGTCGGACGAAGTCCTTTTCGTATACCATGCTCCCCTTCGGAGCAAATCGTTATTACTGCCTACTCGTCTTTGCGCTCGTGCATAAGGTTTCTAACATTTCCATAGAGGCGGACGTCCTCGCCGAGAACAGGAAGCTGGGCCATGAGAACCACCACCGGCTGAGGGAACATGGTATCCGCTCCGTGGACGTCATGGGTTCCATCGGATCGGGCAAGACCCTCCTCATCCAGCAGATGGCTGTACGTATGAGGGAGAAGGGTATCAGGGTCGCGGTCCTCGCCGGCGACGTGACCGGACAGGATGATTTCGACAGGTTCCAGAAGGCTGGCGTCAAGGCGGTGAACGTCAACACCGGAAAAGAGTGCCACCTGGATGCGGACCTAGTGTACCACGCGCTGGACGAACTGGACCTGGAAAACCTGGACTTCCTGTTCGTGGAGAACGTCGGCAACCTGGTGTGCCCCGCGGACTTCCCCTTGGGGACGGACCAGCGCATGGTGGTCATCTCCGTAACGGAGGGGGATGACATGGTGCGGAAGCAACCCCTGATCTTCCTGGAGTCGGATATCGCCGTCCTCAACAAGATCGACCTGCTTCCATACATGGACATCGATGCATCCCTGCTCGACCGCGACTATGACCGCGTCAAGAAGGGGGCCAAGCTCTACCGCACCTGTGCCAAGACCGGAGAAGGGCTGGACGAACTGTTCCAGGCGCTCAACATCCAGGCCTGAACCGCCAATTATTATTACGGGCCCCCATTATCCTAGCGAGGCATTTCCATGAAGGTCCTAGTCGTAGGAGGGGGTGGACGCGAGCACGCCATCGCCGCCGCTCTGTCCGCCAGCGGTTCGACAATCTACTCCGCCATGAAGAACCATAACCCCGGCATAGCAGGTCTGTCCCGAGAGTTCAAGCTCATGAAGGAGACCGACGTGGAAAAGGTGGTGGGTTTCGCGGCGGATCGAGCTGTGGATCTGGCGGTCATTGGGCCGGAATCCCCCCTGGAGGTGGGTCTGGTGGATGCCCTGGAGGCCAAGGGCATCGGCTGCGTCGGCCCCAGCAAGGCGGCGGCGAGGCTGGAGGTGTCCAAGTCCTTCACCCGGGGCCTTATGCGCAAGCACGATGTTCCTGGCAACATAGAGTTCGAGGCCTTCGACGACCTTGAGGCCGCGAAGGCTTATGTTCGAGACCACGACCAGGACCTGGTCGTAAAGCCCGTCGGGCTCACAGGGGGAAAGGGGGTCAAAGTGATGGGCGAGCACCTTCTCAGTGAGGAGGATGCCATGCTTTACCTTGAGGACATCTTCTCCCATAACATAGGCGGCGGAGGGGTGGTGCTCGAGGAGCGGCTGGTCGGCGAGGAGTTCACCCTGCAGGCCTTCTGCGACGGCCATAAGGTGATACCTATGCCTCTGGTGCAGGACCACAAGCGCGCTTACGAGGGGGATGTGGGGCCGAACACAGGGGGCATGGGCTCATATTCTCAGGAGGACCACCTTTTGCCATTCGTCACCCCCACCGAGAAGGAGGCCGCCCTTGACATAATGCGGGCGACGGTTGCGGCCATGGAAGAGGAGGGCTGTCCTTACCGTGGAATCCTGTATGGGCAGTTCATGAACACGCGAAGCGGGCCTCGGGTGATCGAGTTCAACGCCCGCTTCGGGGACCCCGAGGCCATGAACGTCCTGTCCATCGTTTCATCATCGTTCACGGACATCTGTGCTGGCATAGCCGCGGGTAGCTTGAGCGAGAAGGACGTTTCCTTCGCCCGTAAGGCCACGGTGTGCAAGTATGTCGTCCCTCAAGGGTATGGAACCAGCCCCGCGGCGGGCAAGGAAGTGCATGTCGATGAGAAGAGCATCGCTGCCATGGGGGCCCGCGCCTACTACGCCATGGTAAGCGAGGAGGGCGGCAGGGTGCTGACCACTACCTCTCGGGCCGTGGGAGTGGTGGGGATCGATGACAGCATCGAGGAGGCAGAGAGGGCGTGTGAGGAGGCGCTCTCCTTCGTGACAGGAGAGGCCATCTTCGTCCGCCATGACATTGGGCGGCCTGAGGTCATCCGGCGCCGCGTCGAGCATATGGAAACGATAAGAAGGTAGATGTAAACGGGCGGTGTTAAAATGGATATGAAGAACCTGGAAGAGATCGCTGAACGCATCGAATCCAGACTGGAAGAGAAGGATCAGGTGCGTGAGGTCGCCATCAAGTCCACGCGGGCCATCAACCGCCTGTCAGGCAGCATCGTACATATGATACACAAGAAGGACGATGCCATGCCTCTCATGCATGAGGCATTGGATGAGGCGCACCGACTTCGCTCTCTGCTGGAGGACTATCCCGAGATATGGGAATCGGGCCTGGTGGAGAGTGCTCTGCAGGAGCTGGCGGAGGCCGCGATCCTTATGGCCATGGTCAAGGACGAGGAGCTGCCGGACCCCGATGACATGGGCATCACCGGGAACGCCTACATGCTGGGCATGGCCGATGCCATCGGGGAGCTGCGACGCTTCGCCCTGGAAAGATTGCGGGAGGGCGACGTGGAGAAGGCCACGGAGTACCTCAACTTGATGGAGGAGATGTTCCTTGTCATAATGCGCTTCGATTTCCCCGACGCGCTGATACCGATAAGAAGGAAACAGGATGTGGCCAGGTCCCTCCTGGAAAAGACCCGGGGGGAAGTGGCAGTGGCGGTCAACTCGGCCCGCCTACAGAAGAAGATCGATGAGCTCTGCCGCAAGCTGTGAGGTCACAGCTTCTTTCGTATGACCTCTTCGATCTCTTCCTTGGGTACGAGCCCTACTATCTGGTCTACTACCTTTCCGTCCTTGAAGAACAGCAAAGTAGGGATAGCCATGATGCGGTGCGTCTGCGCTAGCTTCTGATTCTCGTCGACGTTGAGCTTGGCGAACGCCACCTTGCCCGAATGGTCCATGGCCAGCTTGTCTATGATAGGGCCCATCATGCGACAGGGTCCGCACCATGCCGCCCAGCAGTCCACTACCACCTTGGGGTGGGCCTTAATGTATGCATCGAAACCATCCTGACCAATATCCTCAACATGTTCAGCCATAGCGATCGCCCCGAACAATTGAGGAGGGACTATTTGGAGCTATTCCCGACAACGAAAAGATCGCTGTATAAATAAAAGGAGGAAAATGGTTTCAGTTCTTCTTCTTCCCCTTCTTACCCCTGTTCATATAGGTCAGGAACACGATGAAGGCGAGGATGGCCACGAGTATGGCCAAGATGATGTTCATGGTGCCCCAGATGGACTCTCCAACAAAGAACTTGGATGTGTACGTGGAGCTGCCGTCGAGGAACCTCACATACTCGTTGTCCGGGTCCAACATCACCTGCACGGTGTGTTCTCCTGCGCTCAGACCGTGCGCCGTCCAGTTGTAAGATACCGTACTGGTTGAATTGGCGGCGATATTGAAGGTGGTCTCGTTCAGGACCGCCCCGTCCGCCAGGAACCGCACCTTCACATCATCCATCGCCAGGAAGCCGCTGTTCTTCACCGTCGCGGAAATGACCGTGGCCTGTATGACGTGCAACGTATAGGTGGAGGTGTGGTTCACCGTCCCGTTGGTCAGGCTCAGGCTCAGGACCGCATCCCCTGTGGTAGCGGGAGCGGTGACAGTGATGTTGAAGCTGTCCGCGCTTCCCGAACCCTTGTTGGGGGTGATCTGCCCGGAACTTATCGACGCGTTCCAGGTGTAGTCGCCTAAGGGCCGGTCGGTGGCGATGTTTACCACCACCACGCCCTGCTCAGACGGGATCAGGTACTCGGCGCCGCTGAAGCTTACTCTATAGTCACTCGCCTCATCCGCCATCACCGGCAAGGCGAGGGCTGATGTCAGCAGCAGCGATATCACCGCTGCGATCAAGATCATCTCTTTCTTCGGCGTCCGAACACCCCCTTGTTGACCCTAAGGACCACGAACAGCACCAGCATCAGGACCAGAGCCACCAGGAGCACCCAGGTCATGGCCGGTATCTCCGGGGCGTTCATCTTGATGCCGTCTCCGCTGACCGTGAGGCCATCTTCTGGCATGCTGATGTCGGCCCTCTGAATCTGCCTTTCCCCGCTGGCCGTGGCGCTCTGCTCCGAGCTTACCGCCACCACTACAGTGGAGTTCACATCGGGTGTCTCCTGGTTCCTTGTAAGCACCACATTGACCGTCTGGGTGCTTCCCGCGGCCACTGACACGACCTTGTAGTCGTTGCTCGTGCCTGAGATGGTGGCTGTCCATCCCTGCACCGCCAGCTCTGCTATGTTGGACACCGTGAAGTTGTAGGTGTCCACGATGTTACCGTCGTTCTCGATGATGAACGGGTAGGTTATGGTGTCGCCTCTTATCGTCTGAGCCGCGGACGTGTTGATACTGACCGCGTACACCGGCACGATGTTGACGTCGACGTTGACCGTACCTGATGCGCTGGTGTGGTTCTTGGAGGTGGCGGTCAGCTTTATGGCGGAGTGGCTTACCTTTGCGTTATCCGGGGTCCCTATGGTTACCTGGACCGTCCTGAAGCTGTTGGCGCCCCAAGGTATCTCCACGGTGTTCTCGGAGAAGGTGACGTTCCAGCTGGAGTCACTGCCGAGGACGTACGTGTCGTCAATGTTGCCGCGGTTGTACACGGTAACATCATAGGTGGCGGACTCCCCCGCGTTGACGGTCGTCTTGCTCCCGGAGTCCCATACCAGCTCCACTACTCCCTTAATCTGCCGGACCAGATCGATGTCCCTGCTCACACTGGAGTTGACATCCAGATCGAAGGAGCGGGAGTAGGTAACGATGACTCCGGCCACCTCTTCGTTGGTCCATGTTGCTGTCACATTATAGGAGCCCCGTGGCAGGTAGGCGGAATAGCCTCCAGCCCCGTTGGCGTTGGCAGTGACCTGGGCACCGTCCGAGAATACTATCTTGGCGTTACCGGCGCCCGCTCCGTTGTATCGGACCGTCCCGCTGACCAGGAGGCCGCTCTCGAACGTCACGTTGGCGGTGTTGGTGCCCTCGGAGTTGACGTTTACGACCCCCAAGTACACATTGCCAGAACCATCGACGCCGTGGGCGCTGTATGTCCCTGGTGCGAGGTTCACGGAATAGGAGCCCGCTCCGGAGCTGGCGGCGCTATCGATGGCCGTGCTGGACAACGCAACGAAGGTCCAGCTCACTCCTGAGGAGGCCCCGCTGATGGAGCCGCTGAGGGTGGCGTTATCAAGGCTGCGGGCCAGAGCGATGTCCGCGGTCTGCCCGCCGTTGACAGTGACGCTTTGGCTCGCTGTGTAGACAAGGTAACGTGTCTTTTCATCTATCGTCCCCGTGGTGTGGTACTCCGCATCCACGGTATAGGTGCCGTTCACCAGGTAGGTGGTGAACGACCCTTGGCTGTTGGCGTTCATGGTAATCGCGGCCGCTCCCGAGGAGATGGTGACGTTGGCGGGGATGAGAAGGTCCTCACCATCGTACTGCAACTGCCCAGTTAGGGCATAGGAGAGCTGGGGAGCGATGTTCAGATCTGTGCCCGCAGCTATGGTCGCCGACCTTAGGTCAGTGTAGTACACACCGTCGTCCGAGAGCTCGGTATATACCGAATATGTGCCTGGTGTCAGGTACTCGGTGAAGGATGTGGACGCGGCCACGGTCGTTTCGTCGGGCCCGATGAAACGGACCGATCCCGATGCTCCCGAAGGTATGGCCACGTTGACCGTGACCCGGGCTACCGTGTCTAGCGAGACGTTGACGGCGTCGGGGTCCTTGCCTACCTCCACTGTCAGGGACTGGGAGGCCTTGTACATGCTGGAGTTGTCCCCGGAGACGTTCTGATCGACGATGATCGAGTAGGTGCCAGGTGCAGCGGTGACAGCGAACTGCCCGGACCCGCTGGTGGTCGCGGTGGTGGTCACAGCTCCACCGCCGTTGGCGGTAAGGGTGACCGTTATCCCGTTGACCGGGGTCCCGCCGGATGTTACCGTTCCGGTGACCGTGCGGTTGATGGCCGCCATCTCGATGTTGGTGGTGACGGCCGAGCTCAGGGGATCGTACGTGTTGGTGTACTCGGTGTAACCGTCCAAGTTGGCGGTGAGCACGTACGAGTTCCCAGTGGGCAGGGTTATGTTATAATCGCCCGAAGCATCGGATGTGAAGTACACCGTCTGAGATGGTGAATTCTTGGACTGCACCTTGAGGACCACGTTGCCGAGGCCCTCGCTGGCGTCCATCTCATCGTTGAGGTTGGTATCGTACCAAGTGGTTCCTCCGATGGTTGTCGAATCCTGCAAGGCGATCTCCTGGGTGCTGGTGCCGCTTATGGCCAGGTTACCCCAGTGGGCCTTTCCGGAGCCTGCCGCATACACGAAGTAATCTCCCGTGGGCAAGACCAGACGGTAGTCCCCGGTGGAGTTGGTAGAGGTCCTCAGGAAAGTAGCGTCAGCTGTAGAGGTGAAGACAACCTCAGCGTCGCTGACCGCCGAGCCGCCGTTCTTGACCGCTCCTGTGACCACCGAACCGGTGGACAGTTGTAGGTCGAGGGTGGCGCTGATGGTATTGGCGACCAGGGGCTCCATGGCCACCATGCTCGCGCCTTCCTTCAGGGTCAGAGCGTATGCGGTGTAAGTGCCTTGGGGCAGTGTCATCACATAGTTGCCTGAGGGATCGGTAGTGGTGAACAGCTCACCGGCATCGGATATGAAGCCGACCGCCACATTGGCCTGGGGCACCGCATCGATGGTGACCTGGCCGGTGATCTGTGTCGCTCTGTACATGTTCAAGTTCACGGTCGCGGTGGACCCTGCACTGAGGGTAACGGTCTGGGAGCCTCCGCTGATGTTGGCGTCGGCAGTGTCCACATTGTACTCTCCCGGCAGCAGGCGGCCAAAGGTGAACGCACCTCCAGCCCCGCTGGTGGTGTTGACCACCTCTCCGCTGGCAGTGTCGGTGAGGCTTATCACGACCCCACTGGCGGTCCCGCCTTCCAGGAAGGAGATGGTCCCACTGACCACCGCCGGCTCTATAGCGATGTTGCGGCGTAGGGAACCGGTCGAGGCCAGGTCCACAGAATCGTAACCGAAGGTATGGTCCTCGTAGGTGGCGTAGAGCACGTTGTCGTCGCTCTCCGGACCTAGCAGGGAGTAATATCCGCTGCCGTCAGAGGTCACGGTGGATGTGAACCCAGTTTTGTTATTCTCGAGTACTACGGTAGCGCCGGCGATGGCCTCATCCCCGGTGCTGTAACGCCCGTTCCCGTCCATGTCCCAGAACACGTAACCGGACAACCTCGAGCCCGCGAGGGTTATGTCTCCGTTCGCGGTGAAGCTCTCCAGCCTCATGGCCTGGGCATAGGATACCTGGTAGTCCACCCGATCGATCTCAGAGCCGATGAGGGTGCTGCCTTCGAGGTCTCCGACGGAGTATACCACGCTGACGTTGCCGAAAGGCAGGTAGACCTGGTAGGAACCGTCGGACGAGGTTGTGACCGTCTGATGCGGTATACCGTTCTCATCGACCACGGTAACGTGGATGCCCGAGTAGGGTGTCCCGTCACTGGCGATAGCCGTGCCGTTCAGTACCGCGCCGTCGTAGTATTGCAAGAACACCACGCCGGATTGCAGTACCGAGGCGCTCATGTCCACGGTACCGTTGATGGCGCCAGCATCTATCTGGGACTGCAGGTACTTAGCCTCCTCATAGGAGACCGCCTCCCAGGTGGTGGAGTTGTCTGGCAAGTAGTAAGCTGTGCGGTAGACCTGCTTGAAATGGGTCAGGTTATAGCCCGGCATGGCGTCGTACTTGCTTAGCGATCCCGAGTACCCGGGTATTCCCTGGGTGGTCTCGCCTATGTCCGAGGGGCTCAGACCCATGAACGTCCTGTAGATCATGGTGTCGTAGAACAGGTCGGTGTAGTAGATCTGGTAGCCCAGGACGGTGTCGCTGGAGGTCACGTTCTGGATGTCCACGGCGCTATAGTCGCTGAGTATGGCCTTTATGGTGTA
Above is a window of Methanomassiliicoccus sp. DNA encoding:
- the gatD gene encoding Glu-tRNA(Gln) amidotransferase subunit GatD, with translation MSYSPRVREILQKTGAVEGDTLQVRSDSHDHIGVLMPHHEFSHPDVVVLKLKSGYNVGVKVVPTSEVSVVSKGATRAKADREGINGKGKKQVAVLGTGGTIASYVDYRTGAVHPALSAGDLVASVPEIAEICDVRAEVLFSIFSENMRAESWQRIAESVADRINGGMEGCIIPHGTDTMGYTSAALSFMLEDLTRPVVLVGAQRSSDRPSSDAYTNLLSAARFIVDTDAAEVVVLMHESSSDTTAAVHRGTKVRKMHTSRRDAFRSINEAPIATVDFEGQIAFHGDHHRRSSGKTIARTAMETNVTLLQFYPGMSPTTFGSVLRGSRGAVLAGTGLGHVSSDMVEEVRKAVAGGTTVVMTSQCLYGMVDMNVYDTGRDLLTAGVISGGDMLPETALVKLMWVLGQKDDESSIRELMTTNLRGELTSRRVQHERA
- the purD gene encoding phosphoribosylamine--glycine ligase is translated as MKVLVVGGGGREHAIAAALSASGSTIYSAMKNHNPGIAGLSREFKLMKETDVEKVVGFAADRAVDLAVIGPESPLEVGLVDALEAKGIGCVGPSKAAARLEVSKSFTRGLMRKHDVPGNIEFEAFDDLEAAKAYVRDHDQDLVVKPVGLTGGKGVKVMGEHLLSEEDAMLYLEDIFSHNIGGGGVVLEERLVGEEFTLQAFCDGHKVIPMPLVQDHKRAYEGDVGPNTGGMGSYSQEDHLLPFVTPTEKEAALDIMRATVAAMEEEGCPYRGILYGQFMNTRSGPRVIEFNARFGDPEAMNVLSIVSSSFTDICAGIAAGSLSEKDVSFARKATVCKYVVPQGYGTSPAAGKEVHVDEKSIAAMGARAYYAMVSEEGGRVLTTTSRAVGVVGIDDSIEEAERACEEALSFVTGEAIFVRHDIGRPEVIRRRVEHMETIRR
- the hypB gene encoding hydrogenase nickel incorporation protein HypB; translated protein: MHKVSNISIEADVLAENRKLGHENHHRLREHGIRSVDVMGSIGSGKTLLIQQMAVRMREKGIRVAVLAGDVTGQDDFDRFQKAGVKAVNVNTGKECHLDADLVYHALDELDLENLDFLFVENVGNLVCPADFPLGTDQRMVVISVTEGDDMVRKQPLIFLESDIAVLNKIDLLPYMDIDASLLDRDYDRVKKGAKLYRTCAKTGEGLDELFQALNIQA
- a CDS encoding translin family protein, whose product is MDMKNLEEIAERIESRLEEKDQVREVAIKSTRAINRLSGSIVHMIHKKDDAMPLMHEALDEAHRLRSLLEDYPEIWESGLVESALQELAEAAILMAMVKDEELPDPDDMGITGNAYMLGMADAIGELRRFALERLREGDVEKATEYLNLMEEMFLVIMRFDFPDALIPIRRKQDVARSLLEKTRGEVAVAVNSARLQKKIDELCRKL
- the trxA gene encoding thioredoxin, with the translated sequence MAEHVEDIGQDGFDAYIKAHPKVVVDCWAAWCGPCRMMGPIIDKLAMDHSGKVAFAKLNVDENQKLAQTHRIMAIPTLLFFKDGKVVDQIVGLVPKEEIEEVIRKKL
- the gatE gene encoding Glu-tRNA(Gln) amidotransferase subunit GatE — protein: MSEHELTCGLEIHQQLDTKKLFCDCQTSLVEEEGAKFQRRLRPTTSELGEIDRAALVQAEKKMRFRYQAPPSASCLVDADEEPPHCANDEALDIVLTFAAMLRARSVNEVHFMRKIVIDGSNTTGFQRTAMIATDGVLEVNGRAISVPTFCLEEDAARKVDTKAGEITYRLDRLGIPLIEVATGPELHTPEEVKEAAQRLGSMMRATRKVKRGIGTIREDVNISIPGGSRIEIKGVQELRLLPVYVEKEVERQRSLLRIRDVLKERNVARSETAIQDLTETFIKCPSKVIMGALKKGGKVLGAPLPGFAGVLRSPDNKLRLGAEMAQYARTKGVAGIFHSDELPNYGIDQSYVDEVCRTFNLGTQDSFVLCADEVNRAEAALNAALARAYEALVGVPEETRDPLPDGTSTYSRPLPGAARMYPETDVPPITLEKDRLDRIASNLPEMPEVRTARIASTYGIHEQQAKQLVRDGWDDLFEEVASNKELAGIAARTLLSTLPELERQGVDVSKLDEAALREVFTSLSKGGFAKEAVPDVLSLVAKGNSVPQAIKELGITVISTDEAAEVVARIVHEREGFVREKGAGAVGPLMGVVMGELKGKLDGKAASDLIKKEIEKLLSS